A single region of the Triticum dicoccoides isolate Atlit2015 ecotype Zavitan chromosome 2B, WEW_v2.0, whole genome shotgun sequence genome encodes:
- the LOC119363451 gene encoding protein disulfide isomerase-like 5-4, which yields MISSSKLKSVDFYRKIPRDLTEASLSGAGLSIFAALAMVFLFGMELSSYLAVNTTTSVIVDRSSDGEFLRIDFNLSFPALSCEFASVDVSDVLGTNRLNITKTVRKFSIDRNLVPTGSEFHAGPIPTVNKHGDDVEEYHGDGSVALSSRNFDSYSHQYPVLVVNFYAPWCYWSNRLKPSWEKAAQIIRERYDPEMDGRILLGKVDCTEEVELCKRHHIQGYPSIRIFHKGSDMKENQGHHDHDSYYGERDTESLVAAMETYVANIPKEAHVLALEDKSNKTVDPAKRPAPMTGGCRIEGFVRVKKVPGSVVISARSGSHSFDPSQINVSHYVTTFSFGKRLSSKMFNELKRLFPYVGGHHDRLAGQSYIVKHGDVNANVTIEHYLQIVKTELVTLRYSKELKVLEEYEYTAHSSLVHSFYVPVVKFHFEPSPMQVLVTELPKSFSHFITNVCAIIGGVFTVAGILDSILHNTLRLVKKVELGKDI from the exons ATGATCTCCTCGAGCAAGCTGAAGTCCGTCGACTTCTACAG GAAAATTCCTAGGGATTTGACGGAGGCATCACTATCTGGCGCTGGATTATCCATATTTGCAGCACTGGCAATGGTGTTTTTGTTTGGAATG GAGTTGAGTAGTTACTTAGCAGTCAATACCACCACATCTGTAATTGTTGACAGGAGTTCAGATGGGGAGTTCTTACGGATAGATTTTAACTTGAG CTTTCCTGCGCTTTCATGTGAATTTGCATCAGTTGATGTCAGTGATGTGCTGGGAACA AACAGACTAAACATAACGAAAACTGTTCGCAAGTTTTCAATTGATCGGAATTTAGTACCTACTGGATCTGAGTTCCATGCTGGACCTATACCCACTGTCAACAAACATGGAGATGATGTTGAAGAATACCATGGTGATGGTTCAGTTGCCTTGTCCTCTCGCAATTTTGATAGCTATTCTCACCA GTACCCTGTTTTGGTTGTCAACTTTTATGCCCCCTGGTGTTATTGGAGCAATCGTCtg AAACCTTCATGGGAAAAGGCTGCGCAAATAATAAGGGAGAG ATATGACCCTGAAATGGATGGCAGAATTCTTCTCGGCAAAGTTGACTGCACTGAGGAAGTTGAACTGTGTAAGAG GCACCATATACAAGGTTACCCATCAATTCGCATTTTTCATAAAGGGAGTGATATGAA GGAGAATCAGGGTCACCATGATCATGACTCATACTATGGGGAACGTGATACTGAAAGTTTAGTCGCG GCAATGGAAACATATGTTGCAAATATTCCAAAAGAGGCCCATGTGCTTGCTTTGGAAGACAAATCCAACAAGACTGTTGATCCTGCAAAGCGTCCTGCTCCAATGACCGGCGGCTGCAGAATAGAAGGTTTTGTGCGGGTCAAAAAG GTTCCTGGCAGTGTTGTAATATCGGCTCGATCTGGTTCACACTCATTTGATCCATCTCAGATAAATGTTTCCCACTACGTCACAACGTTCTCATTTGGCAAAAGGCTCTCATCAAAGATGTTTAATGAACTGAAAAGACTATTTCCCTATGTTGGCGGACACCATGATAGATTAGCTGGTCAGTCTTACATCGTTAAGCATGGTGATGTCAATGCAAATGTTACT ATTGAGCATTACCTACAAATTGTAAAGACGGAGCTGGTTACGCTGAGATACTCAAAGGAGTTGAAAGTGCTTGAAGAATATGAATACACAGCACACAGCAGCTTGGTGCACAGCTTCTATGTTCCTGTTGTGAAATTCCATTTTGAGCCTTCTCCCATGCAG GTCTTGGTGACTGAACTTCCCAAATCATTCTCCCACTTCATCACAAATGTCTGTGCTATTATTGGTGGAGTTTTCACG GTGGCCGGAATACTTGACTCCATCTTGCACAACACGCTAAGGTTGGTGAAGAAGGTTGAGCTAGGGAAGGACATTTGA